One genomic segment of Kiritimatiella glycovorans includes these proteins:
- a CDS encoding acyltransferase, whose translation MRDVYVHPHALCESEHIGEGSCIWAFAHVMEGATIGPRCNIGDHAFIESGAKIGDGVTIKNGVMVWKGVEVADSVFIGPGVVFTNDLFPRSQRMPSQEGSRRDEADWLVRTRVEEGVSIGANATILPGIVLGSYCMIGAGSVVTKDIEPHRLVTGNPASPAGYVDYDGTRLTEEDGQIVNPQSGMRYRIENGRLCRVSS comes from the coding sequence ATGCGTGACGTATATGTCCATCCTCATGCCTTATGTGAATCGGAACACATCGGAGAGGGAAGCTGCATCTGGGCGTTTGCCCACGTCATGGAAGGCGCGACCATAGGGCCCCGTTGCAATATCGGCGACCACGCATTCATCGAATCGGGAGCGAAGATCGGCGATGGCGTTACGATCAAGAACGGGGTCATGGTCTGGAAGGGTGTGGAGGTGGCCGATTCCGTCTTTATCGGGCCGGGGGTGGTATTTACCAACGATCTGTTTCCGCGGAGTCAGAGGATGCCTTCGCAGGAAGGATCCCGCCGCGATGAAGCGGACTGGCTTGTAAGGACCCGTGTGGAGGAAGGGGTTAGTATCGGCGCCAACGCTACGATCCTCCCCGGCATCGTCCTCGGCAGTTACTGCATGATCGGCGCCGGGAGTGTCGTCACAAAAGATATCGAACCCCATCGCCTGGTTACCGGGAATCCGGCATCTCCCGCGGGATACGTGGACTACGACGGCACGCGGTTAACGGAGGAAGACGGGCAGATCGTGAATCCGCAGAGCGGGATGCGATATCGGATCGAAAACGGCCGTTTGTGCCGGGTCTCCAGCTGA
- a CDS encoding sugar 3,4-ketoisomerase, translating into MLVTRPLYRVLTFPRRRSRGGASLVQFQPGAGPDNALPFRIGKVLWTSGMDASDHRGGHAHFETEEILVCLRGGCTVILDDGKGAEDKVRLVGDRSTDSGSAEERASRVVANDGESIHALLLFPHIWRTLTEFAPDSQFLIVANMEYDEADYIRERDEFDRQARAWDHLRGSSSKGAGHA; encoded by the coding sequence ATGCTAGTGACGCGGCCGCTCTACCGCGTCCTCACGTTCCCGCGTCGTCGCAGTCGCGGCGGCGCATCGCTGGTTCAGTTCCAGCCGGGGGCGGGGCCGGATAACGCGCTCCCGTTCCGGATCGGCAAGGTGCTCTGGACCTCGGGCATGGATGCAAGCGACCACCGGGGCGGCCATGCTCATTTTGAGACCGAGGAAATCCTGGTCTGCCTTCGCGGCGGCTGTACCGTGATCCTCGATGACGGGAAAGGCGCGGAAGATAAGGTCCGGCTGGTCGGGGATCGCTCCACGGATTCGGGATCTGCCGAGGAAAGGGCCTCGCGCGTCGTCGCGAATGACGGGGAATCTATCCATGCCCTGCTGCTCTTCCCGCACATCTGGCGCACGCTGACAGAGTTCGCGCCCGATTCCCAGTTTCTGATTGTCGCGAACATGGAGTACGATGAGGCGGATTATATACGTGAACGCGACGAATTCGATCGTCAGGCCCGTGCGTGGGATCACCTCAGGGGATCCTCGTCGAAGGGAGCCGGCCATGCGTGA
- a CDS encoding dTDP-glucose 4,6-dehydratase, translated as MRKKILVTGGLGFIGSYFVEAALQAGYYVINLDKRTYAARDDLDFDSRDHYEFIEDDISEIKHLPVNIDYIINFAAESHVDNSIMANEDFFHSNVRGVYNLLELVRSKDETDRPKLIHVSTDEVYGTIFDGCFSEVDPLNPSNPYSATKAAAEQLILGWRNTYGLPIMVCRTCNNYGFGQYPEKLLAKTIEFLLSGKPMTIHGDGSYRREWLYAGDHARAILLLMEKGELGEVYNISSNEEHSVLEAVQIVLDEMGHDKDSLVYVENRVGQDRRYSVDCSKIRALGWEPTTTLREYMPEYVKLYKKYLKAKGEC; from the coding sequence ATGAGAAAAAAGATTCTGGTCACCGGCGGGCTCGGTTTTATCGGCTCGTATTTTGTAGAGGCGGCGCTGCAGGCCGGCTATTACGTGATCAATCTCGATAAGCGGACCTATGCGGCGCGTGATGATCTCGACTTCGACTCGCGCGATCATTACGAGTTCATCGAGGACGACATCAGCGAAATCAAGCACCTGCCGGTGAACATTGACTACATCATCAATTTCGCTGCGGAATCGCATGTCGACAACTCGATCATGGCGAACGAAGACTTTTTTCACAGCAATGTACGCGGGGTCTACAATCTGCTCGAGCTGGTCCGGTCCAAGGACGAGACCGACCGACCGAAGTTGATCCACGTCTCGACCGATGAGGTCTACGGCACCATTTTTGACGGATGCTTCTCCGAAGTCGACCCGCTGAATCCGTCCAATCCCTACTCCGCGACGAAGGCCGCCGCGGAACAGCTTATCCTCGGCTGGCGCAATACCTACGGGCTGCCGATCATGGTCTGCCGCACCTGCAACAACTACGGGTTCGGGCAGTACCCCGAGAAACTCCTGGCGAAGACGATCGAGTTCCTGCTCAGCGGGAAACCGATGACGATCCACGGCGACGGCAGTTACCGGCGCGAATGGCTCTACGCGGGCGATCACGCGAGGGCGATCCTGCTGCTCATGGAGAAGGGCGAGCTGGGTGAGGTCTACAACATTTCCTCGAACGAAGAACACTCCGTACTGGAAGCCGTACAGATCGTTCTCGATGAGATGGGCCACGACAAGGATTCGCTGGTCTATGTCGAAAACCGCGTCGGCCAGGACCGGCGCTATTCGGTGGACTGCAGCAAGATCCGCGCGCTGGGTTGGGAGCCGACCACCACCCTGCGCGAATATATGCCCGAGTATGTGAAGCTGTATAAGAAGTACCTCAAGGCCAAGGGGGAATGCTAG
- a CDS encoding NAD-dependent epimerase/dehydratase family protein — protein MKTALVCGAGGFIGGHMVKRLKDEGYWVRGVDIKQHEFCDLPADDFVQGDLRDPEVVARVIDEGMDEIYQFAADMGGAGFVFSGENDATIMHNSALCNLNVVHEAVRKKVGKIFYSSSACVYPEDIQMETSNPGLKESDVYPARPDSEYGWEKLFSERMYAAYHRNFGLEIHIARFHNIFGPEGTWTGGREKAPAAMCRKVAEAEEGGEVEIWGDGEQTRSFLYIDECIEGVRRLMESDVMGPLNIGSDEMISINDLALMAAEIAGKSIRLKHVPGPLGVRGRNSENTRIEQKLGWRPVQPLRKGMEKTYRWVGEQVRES, from the coding sequence ATGAAAACAGCTTTAGTCTGCGGCGCCGGCGGGTTTATCGGCGGCCATATGGTGAAGCGCCTCAAGGATGAGGGTTATTGGGTCCGCGGCGTGGACATCAAACAGCATGAGTTCTGCGACCTGCCCGCCGACGATTTCGTGCAGGGCGATCTGCGCGATCCGGAGGTCGTGGCGCGGGTTATCGACGAGGGGATGGACGAGATCTACCAGTTTGCGGCGGATATGGGCGGCGCAGGCTTCGTCTTCTCGGGCGAGAACGACGCCACAATCATGCACAACTCCGCACTTTGCAATCTGAACGTGGTCCACGAGGCCGTCCGTAAGAAGGTCGGGAAGATCTTTTACTCCTCTTCCGCATGCGTGTATCCGGAGGATATCCAGATGGAGACGTCCAACCCCGGATTGAAGGAGTCGGATGTCTATCCCGCGAGGCCGGACTCCGAGTACGGCTGGGAAAAGCTGTTCTCCGAGCGCATGTATGCGGCCTATCACCGCAATTTCGGCCTGGAGATCCACATCGCCCGCTTTCACAACATCTTCGGACCCGAGGGAACGTGGACGGGCGGGCGCGAAAAGGCCCCCGCCGCGATGTGCCGCAAGGTCGCTGAAGCAGAAGAGGGTGGCGAAGTCGAAATCTGGGGCGACGGTGAACAGACCCGTTCGTTCCTCTATATCGATGAATGCATAGAAGGGGTACGCAGGCTCATGGAATCGGATGTCATGGGGCCGCTCAATATCGGCTCGGATGAAATGATCTCGATCAACGACCTCGCGCTCATGGCGGCGGAGATTGCCGGCAAGTCGATCAGACTCAAACACGTCCCCGGTCCGCTCGGTGTCCGCGGCCGCAATTCGGAAAACACGCGCATCGAACAGAAACTCGGCTGGCGCCCGGTGCAGCCCTTGCGAAAGGGCATGGAAAAGACGTACCGGTGGGTCGGGGAACAGGTGAGGGAGAGTTGA
- a CDS encoding sulfotransferase family protein, with protein MKAPVFVIGPPRSGTSLLGQILGLAQDTRYLGETGIFSHIYFASAPWARSFREAAAAGLLTGPASWATGRARHLRDRVRRRDRLEELARNVMRFCRVPDEYDLMPKNPLPDAAGVRLREGDAKRISTWVAAWREALAESPGAFARAVFASALECTGDERVVEKTPAHVWSLPFIKHHINETRVVLIRRRDTRAVLSSYYLLCSRKRSPVIRFAKRYRTMMDRCNEFAALHPEAVKVIYEDLLADPPGESGRLFSELGMRPGPVFTGRLSEIRPTASKYDQLSSREKGWIDTLSATLK; from the coding sequence ATGAAGGCACCTGTTTTTGTGATCGGTCCCCCGCGCTCGGGGACCTCGCTCCTCGGCCAGATTCTCGGTCTCGCGCAGGATACGCGCTATCTCGGCGAGACCGGGATCTTCTCCCATATCTACTTTGCTTCGGCGCCGTGGGCGCGCAGCTTCCGCGAAGCGGCCGCTGCCGGTTTGCTGACCGGCCCGGCTTCGTGGGCGACGGGGCGGGCGAGGCACCTGCGCGACCGCGTGCGCCGTCGGGATCGGCTGGAGGAGCTGGCGCGAAACGTGATGCGCTTCTGCCGGGTTCCGGATGAGTACGATCTCATGCCGAAAAATCCCCTGCCTGACGCCGCAGGCGTGAGGTTGCGGGAAGGCGACGCGAAACGCATCAGCACCTGGGTTGCGGCCTGGCGCGAAGCGCTGGCCGAATCCCCCGGAGCGTTTGCGCGCGCGGTGTTCGCTTCCGCGCTCGAATGTACGGGCGACGAGCGCGTGGTGGAGAAAACACCCGCTCATGTCTGGTCGCTTCCGTTCATCAAGCACCATATTAATGAGACGCGCGTCGTTCTGATCCGACGCCGCGACACCCGCGCCGTATTGAGTTCGTACTACCTTCTGTGCAGCAGAAAGCGCAGCCCGGTGATACGGTTCGCGAAGAGGTATCGGACCATGATGGATCGCTGCAACGAATTCGCGGCTCTGCACCCGGAGGCGGTCAAGGTCATCTATGAAGATCTGCTGGCCGATCCTCCCGGTGAATCCGGACGGCTTTTCAGCGAACTGGGGATGCGGCCGGGTCCCGTATTTACGGGCAGGCTTAGCGAGATTCGACCCACCGCGTCAAAATATGATCAGCTGTCTTCCCGGGAAAAGGGCTGGATCGATACCCTGAGCGCGACCCTCAAATGA
- a CDS encoding DUF354 domain-containing protein: MKIWIDLDHTPHVPLFRPIIRELERRGIETLVTARDFAQTVALLEMWDIPHVTIGRHGGRHKIGKIVNLFERSAQLMVHAKGKGIDLSVSHGSRTMVTACRMMGLPAVTMMDYEYTEVGIYNLFSRYMLIPEYIPEERLAPNGFRMEKVVRYGGYKEQLYLPQFTPDPAFREKNGVPENKILVTIRPSAMYANYHDPRSEKILLRVIEHALDHEDVWPLIVSRIERDRRFIHDRFGDGVHFLEKPVDGLQLIWNSDVFISGGGTMNREAGLLGVPVYSIFTGRKPYLDEHLAERGRLTFVDEPGKVDRVEIRKREIPAHFSYEGPDVAGEVVDVLAGLAAGKRPD; this comes from the coding sequence ATGAAGATCTGGATCGATCTCGATCACACGCCGCACGTTCCGCTGTTCAGGCCGATCATCCGGGAACTGGAGCGGCGCGGGATCGAGACGCTGGTTACCGCGCGGGACTTCGCCCAGACCGTGGCGTTGCTCGAGATGTGGGACATCCCCCACGTGACGATCGGGCGGCATGGAGGACGTCATAAGATCGGCAAGATCGTCAATCTCTTCGAGCGCTCCGCTCAGCTCATGGTGCACGCGAAAGGGAAGGGGATTGATCTCTCCGTCAGCCACGGGTCGCGGACGATGGTTACGGCCTGTCGCATGATGGGCCTCCCCGCCGTGACCATGATGGATTACGAATATACCGAAGTCGGCATCTACAACCTGTTCTCCAGATATATGCTGATCCCTGAATACATCCCGGAGGAGCGGCTGGCTCCCAACGGATTCCGGATGGAGAAAGTGGTGCGGTACGGAGGATACAAGGAACAGCTCTATCTCCCGCAGTTCACGCCGGATCCCGCCTTCCGGGAGAAAAACGGCGTCCCCGAAAATAAAATACTGGTCACGATCCGCCCCTCCGCCATGTATGCGAATTACCACGACCCGCGCAGCGAAAAGATCCTGTTGCGCGTGATCGAGCATGCCCTGGATCACGAAGATGTCTGGCCGCTTATCGTCAGCCGGATCGAACGCGATCGCAGGTTTATTCATGACCGTTTCGGCGACGGCGTCCATTTTCTTGAAAAGCCGGTAGACGGGTTGCAGCTGATCTGGAATTCGGACGTATTCATCAGCGGCGGCGGAACCATGAATCGTGAAGCGGGACTGCTCGGGGTTCCTGTTTATTCGATCTTCACCGGTCGCAAGCCTTACCTGGATGAGCACCTGGCCGAGCGGGGGCGGCTGACGTTTGTGGACGAGCCCGGGAAAGTGGATCGGGTCGAAATCCGTAAACGCGAAATTCCTGCGCATTTCAGCTATGAAGGACCCGACGTGGCGGGTGAGGTGGTGGATGTGCTTGCCGGATTGGCCGCAGGAAAGCGTCCGGATTGA
- a CDS encoding class I SAM-dependent methyltransferase produces MTEKREETNWDHHYGNAARRLGIRLGLKGNVVLNGVIAHYIRSTARKRGSCLEIGAGSGRLSGALSRDFDESTILDRSAEALSMARRMAPASREIRADIFDFDPEQRWDAVVSVGLAEHFKREIMLRLVDRHLELCVPGGDVYIVVPSYSESRATEVSEPHMVEQYGYQDPEAEYVIGAHLEEKGYDVQAFYMDTLPRGGAGAKLLRGVNLLCWKLTRLNLERLRDRSWGHYRMFHVRKDPEA; encoded by the coding sequence ATGACGGAAAAACGCGAAGAGACCAACTGGGACCATCATTACGGGAACGCCGCGCGGAGACTCGGCATACGACTGGGGCTCAAGGGAAATGTAGTCCTAAACGGTGTGATCGCGCACTACATTCGCTCCACGGCCCGGAAGCGCGGGTCCTGCCTGGAGATCGGTGCGGGTTCGGGTCGTCTTTCCGGGGCGTTGAGCAGGGACTTCGACGAGAGCACCATCCTGGACCGTTCAGCAGAGGCGCTTAGCATGGCGCGCCGGATGGCCCCCGCAAGCCGGGAGATCAGAGCCGACATCTTCGACTTCGACCCGGAACAGCGCTGGGATGCGGTTGTCAGTGTCGGACTTGCGGAACACTTCAAGCGCGAGATTATGCTTCGGCTTGTGGATCGGCATCTCGAGCTTTGCGTGCCGGGCGGAGACGTGTACATCGTAGTTCCCTCCTACAGCGAATCGCGCGCCACGGAGGTCAGTGAGCCTCATATGGTCGAACAGTACGGCTATCAGGACCCTGAAGCGGAATACGTGATCGGTGCACACCTTGAGGAAAAAGGGTATGACGTGCAGGCTTTTTACATGGACACGCTCCCGCGAGGCGGCGCCGGGGCTAAACTGTTGCGCGGTGTAAACCTGCTGTGCTGGAAGCTGACGCGGCTCAATCTTGAAAGACTGCGCGACCGTTCGTGGGGTCACTACCGGATGTTTCATGTACGAAAGGATCCCGAAGCATGA
- a CDS encoding CapA family protein, translated as MPFSLCSVGDVMLGENTHHYRRGIPSRYNGRFDKLIAPGVLDIINTSDLLLLNFECSLMPDEQWRAASPEDSCYRAPLSALQFFGPIEVPIVANVANNHFAQHGPAAAQWTIERLRERGILVAGVDGESVVSEICGVPVRIWGASLVHDRVSSGPGNRTAAGDLLVQVKKAPVAAPNEYRIVSVHWGKEYRHLPDREQKDLSRQLHRSGVDFIAGHHPHVVQPVSAENGRVTVFSHGNFLFDQNFSRTTTRGLMIRGGPGAETAVFETRQRRHRVDALEPFSIDALGRQCAAADDPLEPNRMRVRMKLELLRSGYCFHPAVMRFFLGRLWKKGRGRARGPGRDSGGVR; from the coding sequence ATGCCGTTTAGTCTCTGCAGCGTGGGCGATGTAATGCTGGGTGAAAACACGCACCACTACCGGCGCGGTATCCCGTCGCGCTATAATGGTCGCTTCGACAAACTGATTGCGCCCGGGGTTCTTGACATCATCAACACCTCCGATCTTCTGCTGCTCAATTTCGAATGCAGCCTGATGCCCGACGAGCAGTGGCGGGCCGCCTCGCCGGAGGACTCGTGTTACCGCGCACCGCTCTCGGCGCTTCAGTTTTTCGGCCCGATCGAGGTCCCGATCGTGGCCAATGTCGCGAACAATCACTTCGCGCAGCACGGTCCGGCCGCCGCGCAATGGACGATCGAACGTCTTCGGGAACGCGGCATCCTCGTCGCGGGCGTGGATGGCGAATCCGTCGTGTCGGAAATTTGCGGCGTGCCGGTGCGCATCTGGGGAGCCTCACTGGTCCACGATCGGGTTTCGAGCGGGCCGGGGAACCGGACTGCAGCCGGAGATCTTCTGGTGCAGGTCAAAAAGGCCCCGGTCGCGGCTCCGAATGAATACCGGATCGTGAGTGTCCACTGGGGGAAGGAATATCGTCACCTGCCGGACCGCGAACAGAAAGATCTTTCACGGCAGCTGCACCGGAGCGGTGTAGATTTTATAGCGGGACATCATCCCCACGTAGTACAGCCGGTATCGGCTGAAAACGGGCGCGTCACGGTGTTCAGTCACGGCAATTTTCTCTTCGATCAGAATTTCTCGCGAACCACGACCCGCGGACTCATGATTCGCGGCGGACCCGGGGCGGAGACGGCTGTCTTCGAGACACGACAGCGACGGCACCGGGTCGATGCCCTGGAGCCATTTTCGATCGATGCTCTCGGGCGTCAGTGTGCGGCTGCGGACGATCCGCTGGAGCCGAATCGGATGAGGGTGCGGATGAAGCTCGAACTGCTGCGCAGCGGATATTGCTTTCACCCGGCAGTCATGCGATTTTTTCTCGGCCGGTTGTGGAAAAAGGGGAGAGGTCGGGCGAGAGGTCCGGGACGGGATTCGGGGGGCGTGCGATGA
- a CDS encoding phenylacetate--CoA ligase family protein: MSWRYRIIDLVRRTRSLEGYRRLCAGDGLGDWRLRQRRALGELLVSLQRHNPFYGSLLRGVKEATLREEPEEALYSLPVMDKTRVSEHRDELYAPPSGYPPPARRRTGGSTGSPFEYYVDADTTCRARAYLLFCWHRCAGYEPGDPYITVAGRSLQGEGSFRQSVYRFLQHNTLVQAHRIGEGALPPSRALRRARFIFAYPGALCALLEQEPGLSKQMASLGAVFTTSEQLLPAMRRQIESMLKVPVYDMYGANDGGLVSCECGEHAGYHYDPLNTWVESQRTAEGESELLLTSLNTRSFPLVRYRVGDVAEVRDMDDCPCGLPWPGIVNLKGRTRDLIRLPDGSRVHGSLLNAVLADFPEVTRYRIVQEKSGKLSVYVRMTPDTGARASERLRNSIREACAGLEVEMLSFKEPGGSDDKFRVIESHAV, translated from the coding sequence ATGAGCTGGCGATACCGGATCATTGATCTTGTCCGCCGGACCCGTTCGCTGGAGGGCTACCGGCGGCTCTGCGCAGGGGACGGATTGGGCGACTGGCGGTTGCGGCAAAGACGCGCCCTGGGCGAGCTGCTGGTATCACTGCAGAGGCACAACCCCTTTTACGGATCGCTGCTCCGGGGCGTTAAAGAGGCGACGCTGCGTGAGGAGCCGGAAGAGGCGCTGTATTCTCTCCCGGTCATGGACAAGACACGCGTGAGTGAACACCGGGATGAGCTGTACGCGCCGCCTTCGGGTTATCCGCCGCCGGCGCGCCGGCGCACGGGCGGGAGCACGGGCAGCCCTTTTGAGTATTACGTCGATGCCGATACCACCTGCAGGGCCCGGGCGTATCTGCTCTTCTGCTGGCATCGCTGTGCGGGATATGAACCCGGAGATCCCTACATAACGGTGGCAGGGCGCTCGCTGCAGGGCGAGGGAAGTTTCAGGCAGTCCGTGTATCGGTTCCTGCAGCATAATACCCTGGTTCAGGCCCATCGGATTGGCGAGGGTGCGTTGCCGCCCTCCCGCGCGCTCCGGCGCGCCCGGTTTATCTTCGCCTATCCCGGCGCGTTATGTGCGTTGCTCGAACAGGAACCCGGCCTGTCGAAGCAGATGGCTTCGTTAGGGGCCGTGTTTACGACCTCGGAACAGCTTCTTCCCGCCATGCGTCGCCAAATCGAATCGATGCTGAAGGTGCCCGTCTATGACATGTACGGCGCGAACGACGGAGGCCTCGTCTCGTGTGAGTGCGGAGAACATGCCGGATATCATTACGATCCGCTCAACACGTGGGTGGAGTCGCAGCGCACGGCGGAAGGGGAGAGTGAACTGCTGCTGACCTCGCTCAACACCCGGAGTTTTCCGCTCGTCCGTTACCGTGTGGGCGATGTGGCGGAAGTGCGGGACATGGACGACTGCCCCTGCGGCTTGCCCTGGCCCGGCATCGTGAACCTCAAGGGGCGCACACGGGATCTGATTCGCCTTCCGGACGGAAGCCGCGTGCACGGTTCGCTGCTGAATGCCGTCCTCGCCGATTTCCCGGAAGTGACGCGCTACCGTATTGTTCAGGAAAAATCCGGAAAACTGTCGGTGTATGTACGCATGACCCCCGACACCGGAGCCCGGGCGAGCGAACGACTGCGGAATAGCATACGGGAGGCGTGCGCAGGCCTTGAAGTCGAGATGCTTTCTTTTAAAGAACCGGGCGGTAGCGACGATAAATTCAGGGTGATTGAGAGCCATGCCGTTTAG
- a CDS encoding glycosyltransferase, whose translation MRKWIICCGPDWYRPSVSSTEQLMQQFLDDGWRVLWINPIAFRSPFGGSSSSSSVSAWRKIRNKLRTHLNFLRHPSARLWVCVPLYIPAFSRRGARINRMLIRGQFRLLRLLFGIRVKRAVLWCTPGVTALPLLDRPFRARVYEAHDLLSAFRTESESLRARLRDAEKQLCMAADARFAASEHIRQGLLELAEQRKVHLLPHGVNIDRFSPEGPVAEAVEQIRRSGRPVAGYFGSLSDANDKDAFLALAEDGFSVVVIGKILGDYSALEAHPHIHFPGPVAYERLPAYARGFDVGLLNWRAGEWITNCFPLKTLEYLALGLPVVACPIPIVEKRYGDWVYTARSPQEFVTQARRAIGEDDEKRRAARRAAVKDQTWAARYETVKEVIDELAIPDH comes from the coding sequence ATGCGTAAATGGATCATCTGCTGCGGCCCCGACTGGTACCGGCCCTCGGTGTCCAGTACGGAACAGCTCATGCAGCAGTTTCTCGATGACGGTTGGCGCGTGCTGTGGATCAACCCGATCGCATTCCGTTCTCCTTTCGGCGGGTCGTCGTCCTCCTCCTCCGTATCCGCGTGGCGCAAGATTCGCAATAAGCTGCGCACACACCTCAACTTTCTCCGGCATCCGAGTGCCCGGCTCTGGGTCTGCGTGCCCCTGTACATCCCCGCGTTCTCGCGACGCGGCGCGCGGATCAACCGTATGCTGATTCGGGGTCAGTTCCGCCTGCTGCGGCTGCTGTTCGGCATCAGGGTGAAACGCGCCGTGTTGTGGTGCACGCCGGGCGTCACTGCGCTCCCGCTGCTCGATCGTCCCTTTCGTGCCCGCGTCTACGAGGCCCACGATCTGCTCAGTGCATTCCGGACGGAGTCGGAATCCTTGCGCGCGCGGCTCCGCGATGCCGAGAAACAGTTGTGCATGGCGGCGGACGCCCGGTTTGCAGCTTCAGAACACATCCGGCAGGGGCTGCTCGAACTCGCGGAGCAACGGAAGGTCCATTTACTGCCGCACGGAGTCAACATCGATCGTTTCTCGCCGGAAGGCCCGGTCGCGGAGGCGGTAGAGCAGATCCGCCGCTCCGGGCGGCCCGTGGCCGGCTACTTTGGATCGCTGTCCGACGCCAACGATAAGGACGCCTTCCTCGCGCTGGCCGAGGACGGTTTTTCGGTCGTTGTGATCGGGAAAATTCTGGGGGACTACTCCGCGCTGGAAGCACATCCGCATATTCATTTTCCGGGTCCGGTCGCCTATGAAAGGCTTCCTGCATATGCCCGCGGATTCGACGTAGGGTTGCTGAACTGGCGCGCCGGGGAATGGATCACCAACTGCTTCCCCCTGAAGACGCTCGAATACCTGGCGCTCGGGCTTCCCGTGGTGGCCTGTCCCATTCCGATCGTCGAGAAGCGGTACGGGGACTGGGTCTACACCGCGCGATCGCCGCAGGAATTCGTCACGCAGGCGCGGCGCGCAATCGGCGAAGACGATGAAAAGCGAAGAGCGGCTCGCCGGGCGGCGGTGAAGGACCAGACCTGGGCCGCGCGATACGAAACCGTGAAGGAAGTGATCGATGAGCTGGCGATACCGGATCATTGA
- a CDS encoding polysaccharide deacetylase family protein, whose product MSAKNLFIRNDDVRGSLDDTLVYLTDALLEKGFPITHAVEPANVSEEVVRWLRDRMEAYPRQLELIQHGLAHKQHCSRPPGEFGVGRPRREQAEDIRRGCDLMNRHFGDGWFRAFSFPFGGYNADTLHALEDAGYRVISTGIRFTRKRRIYNRLGRLLRRKHLAGRNVVYFGADVPGYRFREYPVVLNHTARQIDEDHGEQKSATRLYDEWRRLPSGMDRVGILTHHRFTVCSDMDELVAFLERLRESGRRFHTLKELSHA is encoded by the coding sequence ATGAGCGCAAAGAATCTATTCATTCGCAATGACGATGTGCGCGGATCGCTGGACGATACGCTGGTTTATTTGACGGATGCGCTGTTGGAAAAGGGGTTTCCGATTACCCACGCCGTCGAACCGGCCAATGTTTCCGAAGAAGTCGTCCGCTGGCTTCGAGACAGGATGGAGGCGTATCCCCGTCAGCTCGAGCTGATCCAGCACGGGCTGGCCCACAAGCAGCACTGCAGCAGGCCGCCGGGGGAATTCGGCGTCGGGCGTCCCCGGCGCGAACAGGCTGAGGATATCCGCCGGGGGTGTGATCTCATGAATCGCCATTTCGGCGACGGATGGTTCCGGGCATTCAGTTTTCCGTTTGGCGGTTACAACGCCGATACGCTGCATGCGCTGGAGGATGCGGGGTACCGCGTGATCAGCACCGGGATTCGCTTTACCCGAAAGCGCCGGATCTATAACCGCCTGGGGCGGCTGTTGCGCAGAAAGCACCTGGCGGGGCGCAACGTGGTCTATTTCGGCGCCGATGTGCCGGGGTACCGGTTCCGCGAATACCCCGTAGTGCTCAATCATACGGCGCGGCAGATCGATGAAGACCATGGCGAACAGAAGAGCGCGACGCGTCTGTACGACGAATGGCGGCGTCTCCCCTCCGGCATGGACCGGGTCGGTATTCTGACCCACCACCGCTTCACAGTGTGTTCGGATATGGATGAACTCGTCGCCTTTCTCGAACGCCTGCGTGAATCCGGACGCCGGTTCCATACGCTGAAGGAACTGAGTCATGCGTAA